A genomic window from Bacteroidales bacterium includes:
- a CDS encoding T9SS type A sorting domain-containing protein, which produces MKKFLLFVSLFIFIIGNTIGQQLFFSGFETWNSTHKPANWFGTGTNIDSNNVNKVTSGAFEGSFAVELKNETDKHKRFSTTAVSIEANTMYNVSFYAKGKGEVRTGYYKGQATSYGQYASYVKVNSATWTKITQSLLVDTTSSTAEFVLSLRNTVAADGHLQIDSFMVTKGEESSVVSIYDIQYTTASNGDSPMLGQAVSTGGVVCAVKSGSSYWLQDGTGPWSGIYVYDNVNKPAIGDKITLNAIVDEHYNLTELKSVTNYVKVSSGNAVNVNDVSISDANSEMYESVLCKLTNVNCESLPDQYKEWKVGDGMDNISVDDLIYEFTPTLNTKYDITGVMYYSFSTRKILPRSASDVVVHSAINDIDGNSFSVYPNPAENYININSNIEGIVSIYDITGKVVFSENINGFETIDVNNFEAGLYTISIIGNDGTFSSQKIMIK; this is translated from the coding sequence ATGAAAAAATTTTTACTTTTTGTTTCTTTATTTATTTTTATAATAGGAAACACAATCGGACAACAATTGTTTTTTAGCGGCTTTGAAACATGGAATTCTACACATAAGCCTGCAAATTGGTTTGGAACTGGCACTAATATTGACTCTAACAATGTAAATAAAGTTACAAGTGGTGCTTTTGAGGGGTCATTTGCTGTTGAATTAAAAAATGAAACTGATAAACATAAAAGATTTTCTACAACAGCTGTTTCTATTGAGGCAAACACCATGTACAATGTTTCATTTTATGCAAAGGGCAAAGGAGAAGTACGAACTGGATATTACAAAGGACAAGCTACTAGCTATGGACAATATGCATCATACGTTAAAGTAAACTCTGCAACTTGGACTAAAATAACCCAATCATTATTAGTTGACACAACTTCTAGTACTGCTGAATTTGTTCTATCTTTACGCAATACTGTAGCAGCAGATGGTCATTTGCAAATTGATTCTTTTATGGTTACAAAAGGCGAAGAATCTTCTGTTGTAAGTATTTATGATATTCAATACACAACAGCATCTAATGGGGACAGCCCTATGCTTGGACAAGCTGTTTCTACAGGAGGAGTTGTTTGTGCTGTTAAAAGTGGATCATCGTATTGGCTTCAAGATGGTACAGGACCTTGGAGTGGCATATATGTTTATGATAATGTAAACAAACCAGCAATAGGAGACAAAATAACCCTCAATGCTATTGTTGATGAACATTACAACCTAACTGAATTAAAATCTGTTACTAATTATGTTAAAGTAAGTAGCGGTAATGCTGTTAATGTAAATGATGTAAGCATTAGTGATGCAAACTCAGAAATGTATGAAAGTGTTCTTTGCAAATTAACAAATGTAAACTGCGAGTCATTACCAGACCAATATAAAGAATGGAAAGTTGGAGATGGCATGGACAACATTTCTGTTGATGACCTTATTTATGAATTTACACCAACTCTTAATACTAAATATGATATTACTGGAGTAATGTATTATAGTTTCAGCACAAGAAAAATTTTACCTCGCTCTGCTAGTGACGTTGTAGTGCACAGTGCTATAAATGATATTGATGGAAATTCTTTCTCTGTTTATCCAAATCCTGCAGAAAATTACATTAATATAAATAGCAATATAGAAGGAATTGTTAGCATTTATGATATTACAGGAAAAGTTGTTTTCTCAGAAAACATCAATGGCTTTGAAACTATAGACGTAAATAATTTTGAAGCTGGCTTATATACCATTTCTATTATTGGAAACGACGGAACATTTTCAAGCCAAAAAATTATGATAAAATAA
- a CDS encoding Nif3-like dinuclear metal center hexameric protein: MKCKEFFKIIEKFIPIETQEIYDNCGLQIGNPNEEIKGIVYSVDVNLGTINFAIENKCNLIISHHPFIFKGIKRIDLSTKDGEIIEQSIKNKIVIYSAHTNFDKFHKGVSAALANQLNLKQMLVLEPEKNNLKKLVTFCPENYAETLRKALFDAGAGNIGNYDACSFNASGFGTFRAGENTNPFVGQKGELHKEPEVRIETVFEKWNQKKILKALFAFHPYEEVAFDIYSLDNEYNKLGLGVLGQLEKPMSSEDFLGFVKKSLNVKILKHNDFFVEKINKVAVCGGAGISLLNTAISSGAQAFITADLKYHDFQAASDRILLIDAGHFETEIFALEALKSFVSENLSNFVPQFIFPDTNWVKIF, from the coding sequence ATGAAATGTAAAGAATTTTTTAAAATAATTGAGAAATTTATACCAATTGAAACTCAGGAAATATATGATAATTGCGGTTTGCAAATAGGAAATCCTAATGAAGAAATAAAAGGCATCGTTTATTCTGTTGATGTGAATTTGGGAACAATAAATTTTGCTATTGAAAACAAATGTAATTTGATAATTAGCCACCATCCATTTATTTTTAAAGGCATTAAGCGTATTGATTTGTCAACAAAAGATGGCGAAATTATTGAACAAAGTATTAAAAATAAGATTGTAATTTATTCTGCACATACAAACTTTGATAAATTTCACAAAGGAGTTAGTGCAGCATTGGCAAATCAACTTAATTTAAAGCAGATGTTGGTGCTAGAGCCAGAGAAAAATAATTTGAAAAAATTAGTAACATTTTGTCCGGAAAACTATGCTGAAACATTGCGTAAAGCTTTGTTTGATGCAGGCGCAGGAAATATTGGAAATTACGATGCTTGTAGCTTTAACGCTAGCGGTTTTGGCACTTTTAGGGCAGGAGAAAACACCAATCCGTTTGTTGGACAAAAAGGCGAATTACATAAAGAGCCAGAAGTAAGAATAGAAACTGTTTTCGAGAAATGGAATCAGAAAAAAATTCTAAAAGCTTTATTTGCTTTTCATCCTTATGAGGAAGTTGCTTTTGATATTTATTCTTTGGATAATGAATATAATAAATTGGGGCTAGGAGTTTTAGGTCAGCTTGAAAAACCAATGAGTTCTGAAGACTTCTTAGGTTTTGTTAAAAAATCTTTAAACGTAAAAATTTTAAAGCACAATGACTTTTTTGTTGAAAAAATTAATAAGGTTGCTGTTTGTGGTGGAGCGGGAATTTCATTATTAAATACTGCAATTTCGTCTGGTGCTCAAGCTTTTATTACTGCTGATTTAAAATATCATGATTTTCAAGCTGCTTCAGACCGTATTTTATTAATTGATGCAGGACATTTTGAAACAGAAATTTTCGCTTTAGAGGCATTAAAGTCTTTTGTTTCAGAAAATTTGTCTAATTTTGTACCTCAATTTATTTTTCCAGATACAAACTGGGTAAAAATCTTTTAA
- a CDS encoding phosphoglycerate kinase, whose product MNSNKLPLLQQADLKDKIVLVRVDHNVVKKGFINDPYRIDSTLGTIFYIVSHGGKPILMTHVGRPKDKKSGSITISPESSVEPIVQYLYEKLHMKFEIPKFIPNGDAGYAGIDTSINHLISDLKSGKIDGVYLPNTRWFAGEEAKGEVADRFAYQLAGLADIYVNDAFGSWQPHVSTFGITKHLPSYAGFLLQKEIQNLDRIFAPEKPFVAVVAGSKFDTKIDSLFTLLEKADYLVLGGVIYNAYLSAKYGIEIKGLDNDDIEHAKRFVEFASKYSDKLIELPYIVESDIIDGKTEGKFRTHDIRTLKKGTKLNYVLDISKESFKEKAVLETFMSAHTIFINAVMGFTPNFSEGTIALDELIDQNINAMKLYAGGDTMEELKRLLPGIYLMAIDNPKYYMFTGGGAVLKAIEQGNAYGLEPVKALIK is encoded by the coding sequence ATGAATTCTAACAAATTACCATTATTGCAACAAGCAGACTTAAAAGACAAGATTGTTTTAGTTCGAGTAGATCACAATGTTGTAAAAAAAGGATTTATAAATGATCCTTATCGTATTGATTCTACATTAGGAACAATTTTTTACATTGTTTCTCATGGAGGCAAACCTATATTAATGACACATGTTGGACGTCCGAAAGACAAGAAATCTGGCTCTATTACAATTAGTCCAGAAAGTTCTGTTGAGCCGATTGTGCAATATCTTTACGAAAAACTCCATATGAAATTTGAGATACCAAAATTTATTCCAAATGGAGATGCTGGCTATGCTGGAATTGACACATCAATAAACCATTTGATTTCTGATTTAAAATCAGGAAAAATAGATGGAGTTTATTTACCCAACACAAGATGGTTTGCTGGAGAAGAAGCAAAAGGCGAAGTTGCTGACAGATTTGCTTATCAACTTGCTGGCTTGGCTGACATTTATGTAAACGATGCTTTTGGCTCATGGCAACCACATGTATCTACATTTGGCATAACAAAACATTTACCTTCATACGCTGGATTTTTATTACAAAAAGAAATTCAAAATCTTGACCGTATTTTTGCACCAGAAAAGCCATTTGTTGCTGTAGTTGCAGGCTCCAAGTTTGACACCAAAATAGATAGCTTATTTACACTATTAGAAAAAGCAGATTATTTAGTGCTTGGCGGAGTAATCTATAATGCGTATTTATCTGCAAAATACGGAATAGAAATAAAAGGTTTAGATAACGACGACATTGAGCATGCAAAGCGATTTGTAGAATTTGCATCAAAATATAGCGATAAGCTAATCGAATTGCCTTACATAGTTGAATCCGACATAATTGACGGAAAAACTGAAGGAAAATTTAGAACACATGACATTCGCACTTTGAAAAAAGGAACAAAGTTGAATTATGTTTTAGATATTTCTAAGGAATCGTTTAAAGAAAAAGCTGTTTTGGAAACATTTATGAGTGCTCACACGATTTTTATAAATGCTGTAATGGGCTTCACTCCTAATTTTAGCGAAGGCACAATTGCATTAGATGAGCTAATAGACCAAAATATAAATGCCATGAAATTATACGCTGGCGGAGACACTATGGAAGAATTAAAACGTCTTTTACCTGGCATTTACTTGATGGCTATTGACAATCCAAAATATTATATGTTTACTGGTGGCGGCGCAGTTCTAAAAGCTATTGAGCAAGGCAATGCTTATGGCTTGGAACCTGTAAAAGCTTTGATTAAGTAA
- a CDS encoding SUMF1/EgtB/PvdO family nonheme iron enzyme, with amino-acid sequence MNIKKQIQKTLILITLFFPQTFLFGNNIQVSNISLTGKDTVSKFTMIQFDISWENSWRTSTLESNWDAAWIFAKYRKKSETAWYHACLNNTGHTVPAGSELTPGLPVVNVPFNATTNPVVGVFLYRNADGIGNVNYTGVQLRWNYGVNGLAAGDSVEVCVYAIEMVYIPTGAFYVGDRVGFVSQSPGHFVAGTTTKPFQITSEAELTIDSNATTELWGISNTGASTIGPVGTLPAQFPKGYQSFYIMKYELSQYMYKEFLNKLTQIQQNARASAITADRFMANTDTSIVPQYRNGIKVMSDPGGTLPRVYGNDLNNNGTEGEADDGQHIACNWLSFYDLMAFADWSGLRPFTELEYEKACRGTLNPTADECAWGTANMTFATGISNPDMANERATNAGANVNSNRELGVLGPMRCGSFAGMATNREQAGATYYGVMEMSGNLWEYAYSVGLVLSRSFNGNNHGDGFIAVSGNTNVADWPIRAGIRGGAWHDFVTYNALQVSSRYSASSAYTSGRHRSTGIRLVRTQP; translated from the coding sequence ATGAATATAAAAAAACAGATCCAAAAAACACTAATACTGATAACATTATTTTTTCCGCAAACATTTTTATTTGGTAACAATATTCAGGTAAGTAATATATCTCTTACTGGAAAAGACACTGTTTCTAAATTTACAATGATTCAGTTTGACATCAGTTGGGAAAATTCTTGGCGTACTTCTACTCTTGAAAGCAATTGGGATGCAGCATGGATATTTGCTAAATACCGAAAAAAATCAGAAACAGCTTGGTACCATGCTTGTCTGAATAATACTGGTCATACAGTTCCTGCAGGTTCTGAACTTACTCCGGGATTACCTGTAGTTAATGTGCCTTTTAATGCTACAACCAATCCTGTTGTTGGAGTGTTTTTATACAGGAATGCCGATGGAATTGGCAATGTTAATTACACAGGAGTTCAATTACGGTGGAATTACGGTGTAAACGGTTTAGCTGCTGGTGATAGTGTTGAAGTTTGTGTATATGCTATTGAAATGGTTTATATTCCTACAGGAGCTTTTTATGTGGGAGATAGAGTTGGTTTTGTTTCACAATCTCCCGGTCATTTTGTGGCAGGTACTACAACAAAACCTTTTCAAATTACGTCAGAAGCAGAATTGACTATTGACAGTAATGCAACTACTGAGCTTTGGGGAATTTCTAATACAGGAGCTAGTACCATTGGTCCCGTTGGCACATTGCCAGCACAATTTCCAAAAGGATATCAGAGTTTTTATATTATGAAATACGAACTTTCACAATATATGTATAAAGAATTTCTAAATAAACTAACACAAATACAGCAAAATGCGAGGGCTTCCGCAATCACTGCAGACAGGTTCATGGCTAATACAGACACATCAATTGTGCCTCAATATCGGAATGGTATAAAAGTAATGTCAGACCCAGGAGGCACTTTGCCTCGTGTTTATGGTAATGATTTGAACAATAATGGAACAGAGGGAGAAGCCGATGATGGGCAGCATATTGCTTGTAATTGGTTGAGCTTTTATGATTTGATGGCATTTGCCGACTGGAGCGGGCTAAGACCTTTCACTGAATTAGAATATGAAAAAGCTTGCAGAGGAACTTTAAATCCAACTGCAGATGAGTGTGCATGGGGAACTGCTAATATGACTTTTGCAACGGGAATTTCTAATCCGGATATGGCAAATGAACGTGCAACTAACGCAGGAGCCAATGTTAATTCTAATAGAGAACTTGGTGTGCTAGGACCTATGCGTTGCGGGAGTTTTGCAGGCATGGCAACAAACAGAGAGCAAGCAGGAGCAACATATTATGGTGTAATGGAAATGAGTGGTAATTTATGGGAATATGCCTATAGTGTGGGATTAGTACTTAGCAGAAGTTTCAATGGAAATAACCACGGAGATGGATTTATTGCGGTATCTGGAAATACTAATGTAGCTGATTGGCCAATTCGTGCAGGTATTAGAGGTGGAGCTTGGCACGATTTTGTTACTTATAATGCTCTGCAAGTTTCCTCACGCTATAGTGCAAGTAGTGCTTATACTTCGGGACGGCATAGGTCAACAGGAATTAGGTTGGTTAGAACGCAACCATAA
- a CDS encoding T9SS type A sorting domain-containing protein: MSIRFFKKYIYFICFFILFCNAHAQNNSIFIGGDGSGIDAFCYSQADAATAVLNNNIFTGGIASGTDVYCYAQADAIAPILNNNIFTGGIASGTDVFCYAQADAIAPVLNNNIFTGGIASGTDVYCYAQADAITPILNNSIFTGGIASGTDVFCYAQADAIVPILNNNIFIGGIASGTDVYCYAQADAATVILNNSIFAGGINSGADGFCYSQADGAVFILNNNIFSGGINSGTDAYCYAQEDAAVVVLNNDIFTGGIASGSIVSCVGTIEEIPLPIILLYFEALVRDRKVYLNWATASEINNDFFTVERSKNNLEWEKVTIVKGAGFSSTLLDYNSVDEEPYSGISYYRLKQTDFDGKHTYSNIKAVNIATDKNNVVKLYPNPTSNKFHIVTSNETDYNVTILDIYGKTVYKNNNSKEISTQDFSEGMYIVHINFMDGETTIVKLIVNK, encoded by the coding sequence ATGAGCATAAGATTTTTTAAAAAATATATCTATTTTATTTGTTTTTTTATTTTGTTTTGCAATGCACATGCACAAAATAACAGTATTTTTATTGGAGGAGATGGTTCTGGTATAGATGCATTTTGTTATTCACAGGCAGATGCAGCAACAGCTGTTTTGAATAATAATATTTTTACAGGTGGTATTGCTTCGGGTACAGATGTATATTGTTATGCTCAAGCAGATGCAATTGCTCCTATTTTGAATAATAACATTTTCACAGGCGGCATTGCTTCAGGTACAGATGTGTTTTGCTATGCTCAAGCAGATGCAATTGCTCCTGTTTTGAATAACAACATTTTTACAGGCGGCATTGCTTCAGGTACAGATGTATATTGCTATGCTCAAGCAGATGCAATTACTCCTATTTTGAATAATAGCATTTTCACAGGCGGCATTGCTTCAGGTACAGATGTGTTTTGTTATGCTCAAGCAGATGCAATTGTTCCTATTTTGAACAATAACATTTTTATAGGCGGCATTGCTTCAGGTACAGACGTATATTGTTATGCTCAAGCAGATGCAGCTACTGTTATTTTGAATAATAGTATTTTCGCAGGTGGTATTAACTCAGGAGCAGACGGGTTTTGTTATTCACAGGCAGATGGTGCTGTTTTTATTTTGAATAATAATATTTTTTCGGGCGGCATTAATTCAGGTACAGACGCATATTGCTATGCTCAAGAAGATGCAGCAGTTGTTGTTTTGAACAATGATATTTTTACAGGGGGTATTGCTTCAGGTTCCATAGTGAGTTGTGTCGGGACAATAGAAGAAATTCCATTACCAATTATACTATTGTATTTTGAAGCATTAGTCAGAGATAGAAAGGTTTATTTAAACTGGGCAACTGCTTCTGAAATTAATAATGATTTTTTTACCGTGGAGCGAAGTAAAAATAATTTAGAATGGGAAAAAGTTACTATTGTAAAAGGTGCAGGATTTTCTTCCACATTGCTTGATTACAATTCTGTTGATGAAGAGCCATATAGCGGCATTTCATATTATCGACTCAAACAAACAGATTTTGATGGAAAACACACATATTCAAATATAAAAGCAGTAAATATTGCTACTGATAAAAATAATGTCGTAAAATTATATCCTAATCCTACAAGTAACAAATTTCATATTGTAACTTCAAACGAAACAGACTATAATGTAACTATTTTAGATATCTATGGCAAAACAGTTTACAAAAACAATAATAGTAAAGAAATTTCCACTCAAGACTTTTCAGAAGGGATGTATATTGTTCATATAAATTTTATGGATGGAGAAACTACAATTGTAAAATTGATTGTAAACAAATAA
- a CDS encoding tetratricopeptide repeat protein, translating to MKKTILILVFPLLCNTLFGQQKEEAEKLVEEGIVYHDKGDYESAIDKYNKALELDKDNLFALAEKAASLFYLQKYDEAIENCERAIEKHQGEEALKLVYVTCGNTYDALKETSKSLDVYDEGLKLFPDFFLLHFNKGITLLNIERYDEAIICFQKSVSLNPQHASSQNALGRLLYVTEKRIPAILALSRFLILEPQTKRAKGNLELLQSIMKANVEKTGKNTINININPDMLGDTTADGRPNENSFAITDLILSMDAAYDYSKENKKKTEVEKFIRKFETICNSLKEAQDKNYGFYWDYYVPYFVEMKDKNFIETFAYIAFATSDYPDVNKWLKKHKKDINSFYEWSSNFAWKTNN from the coding sequence ATGAAAAAAACAATTTTAATATTGGTGTTCCCTTTGCTTTGTAACACCTTGTTTGGACAACAAAAAGAAGAAGCTGAAAAACTCGTTGAAGAAGGTATTGTTTACCATGACAAAGGCGACTATGAAAGTGCAATTGATAAATATAACAAAGCATTGGAGCTTGATAAAGATAATTTATTTGCATTGGCTGAAAAAGCAGCTTCCTTGTTTTATTTACAGAAATACGATGAAGCAATTGAAAATTGTGAAAGAGCAATTGAAAAACATCAAGGCGAAGAAGCCCTAAAACTTGTTTATGTAACATGCGGAAACACTTATGACGCATTAAAGGAAACCAGCAAATCACTTGATGTATATGATGAAGGACTAAAACTTTTTCCAGACTTTTTTCTGTTGCACTTCAACAAAGGTATAACACTATTAAATATTGAAAGATACGACGAAGCAATTATTTGCTTTCAAAAATCTGTATCTCTAAATCCACAACACGCGAGTTCTCAAAATGCGTTGGGTAGATTACTTTATGTAACAGAAAAAAGAATTCCTGCAATTTTAGCTCTCAGTAGATTTCTAATTTTAGAACCACAAACTAAACGAGCAAAAGGAAATTTGGAATTATTGCAAAGCATAATGAAAGCAAATGTTGAAAAGACAGGCAAAAACACTATTAATATAAACATAAACCCTGATATGTTGGGCGACACAACTGCAGATGGAAGACCAAATGAAAATAGCTTTGCAATTACGGACTTAATTTTATCAATGGATGCTGCGTACGACTATAGCAAGGAAAATAAAAAGAAAACAGAAGTTGAAAAATTTATTAGAAAATTTGAAACAATTTGTAATTCATTAAAAGAAGCACAAGACAAAAATTATGGCTTTTATTGGGACTATTATGTTCCATATTTCGTAGAAATGAAAGACAAAAATTTTATAGAAACATTTGCTTATATTGCATTTGCAACTTCTGATTATCCTGACGTTAATAAGTGGCTGAAAAAACATAAAAAAGACATTAACAGTTTCTATGAATGGTCAAGTAATTTCGCTTGGAAAACAAATAATTAA
- a CDS encoding DUF4837 family protein, whose amino-acid sequence MKKSLICLSLIVFLFTSCFKKTETGLPPSSGRISEVLIVLPKQKWETAIGFNIKSLLMQDQEGLNQVEPIFELTQIQNTDFKGLFERQRKILRVFINDTITKDRLIAYKDVYSSPQIIAELHAKNDSAGIKLLNERAESLIEMFKQVERERLIKAFATTENKSMGDDIENKFGFRITFPESYYLAKSDKGFAWIRLEAPKYSQAVMIYERDFTDSSQFSENQLIAYRNFVTKQFIPGEMPNSYMSTDTVFKPVMRVVPFANTKAIETRALWKTVGDFMGGCFLSYTLHNKKKNKVVTLEGYVYYPNHEKRDLLMQLEAILNSYVEK is encoded by the coding sequence ATGAAAAAAAGTCTTATCTGTCTTTCGTTGATAGTTTTTTTATTTACATCGTGTTTTAAAAAAACTGAAACGGGTTTGCCACCTTCTTCTGGTAGAATTTCTGAAGTCTTAATTGTTTTGCCAAAACAAAAATGGGAAACAGCAATTGGATTTAATATAAAATCTTTGTTAATGCAAGACCAAGAAGGATTAAATCAGGTTGAGCCTATTTTTGAACTTACTCAAATTCAAAACACAGATTTTAAAGGATTGTTCGAAAGACAAAGAAAAATTCTAAGAGTTTTCATTAACGATACAATTACAAAAGACAGGTTAATTGCTTATAAAGACGTTTATTCTTCTCCGCAAATAATTGCAGAACTGCATGCAAAAAACGATTCTGCCGGCATAAAACTGTTAAATGAAAGGGCTGAATCTTTAATAGAAATGTTTAAGCAAGTAGAAAGGGAACGCTTAATTAAAGCGTTTGCAACTACCGAAAATAAATCTATGGGTGATGACATTGAAAACAAATTTGGCTTTAGAATTACATTTCCAGAAAGCTATTACCTTGCAAAATCAGATAAAGGCTTCGCTTGGATTCGTTTGGAAGCTCCAAAATATTCTCAAGCAGTGATGATATACGAACGCGATTTCACAGATAGTAGCCAATTTAGCGAAAACCAGCTTATTGCATATAGAAATTTTGTAACAAAGCAATTTATCCCGGGCGAAATGCCAAATTCTTATATGTCAACAGATACAGTGTTTAAGCCAGTAATGCGTGTTGTGCCTTTTGCTAACACCAAAGCAATTGAAACAAGAGCTTTATGGAAAACTGTTGGTGATTTTATGGGAGGTTGCTTTTTGAGCTATACTCTGCATAATAAAAAGAAAAATAAAGTAGTTACTCTCGAAGGCTATGTATATTATCCAAATCATGAAAAACGCGATTTGCTCATGCAGCTTGAAGCAATATTGAATTCTTATGTAGAAAAATAA
- the wecC gene encoding UDP-N-acetyl-D-mannosamine dehydrogenase: protein MKATFIGLGYIGLPTAIITAKHGIKTIGVDINPHVVELTNKGMLHFVEKGLSEYLKEVIDNGNLRATNKPEPSDAFFIVVPTPFKGNYDPDISYVEAATKLVVPFLEEGNLFVIESTSPVGTTDKIAELIFSLRPELKGKIYIAYCPERVLPGNIIYELIHNDRVIGGIDEPSTMKAVEFYAQFVKGDLHKTNAKTAEMCKLTENASRDVQIAFANELSLICDKAGIDVWELINLANKHPRVNILQPGCGVGGHCIAVDPYFITSAFPLESQLIGKAREINNFKPLWCAEKIQNTILKFEKEHHRKPTVALMGLAFKPNIDDLRESPAKFVVSKVLQASEKYDVLIVEPNIREHSIYKLTDYKAAYEEADIVAYLVAHDEFKELDVVTPKVILDFCGNLKR from the coding sequence ATGAAAGCAACATTTATTGGATTAGGATATATTGGTTTGCCTACCGCTATTATTACTGCTAAACATGGAATTAAAACTATAGGAGTAGATATCAATCCTCATGTGGTTGAACTTACCAATAAGGGAATGTTACACTTTGTTGAAAAGGGATTGTCGGAATATTTAAAAGAGGTTATAGACAATGGTAACCTTCGAGCAACCAATAAACCTGAACCAAGCGATGCCTTTTTTATTGTAGTTCCTACTCCATTTAAGGGTAATTATGACCCGGATATCTCTTATGTTGAAGCAGCAACCAAGTTGGTGGTTCCTTTTTTAGAAGAGGGAAATCTCTTTGTGATTGAATCAACGTCTCCAGTTGGGACAACAGATAAAATAGCAGAACTTATTTTTTCTCTTCGTCCAGAATTGAAAGGGAAAATTTATATAGCTTATTGCCCGGAAAGAGTATTACCCGGAAATATAATCTATGAATTAATACACAATGATCGGGTAATAGGTGGTATTGATGAACCCTCTACAATGAAAGCTGTAGAATTTTATGCCCAATTTGTCAAAGGTGATTTACACAAAACCAATGCTAAGACTGCTGAAATGTGTAAGCTAACGGAGAATGCTTCGAGAGACGTACAAATAGCATTTGCTAACGAATTATCACTTATTTGTGATAAAGCTGGTATTGATGTTTGGGAACTAATCAATTTAGCAAACAAACACCCCCGTGTCAATATTTTACAACCCGGATGTGGCGTTGGAGGTCATTGCATTGCGGTCGATCCCTACTTTATTACGTCAGCGTTTCCATTAGAATCACAATTGATAGGAAAAGCCCGGGAAATTAACAATTTTAAACCATTGTGGTGTGCCGAAAAAATTCAAAATACCATATTGAAATTTGAAAAGGAACACCATCGAAAACCGACAGTGGCTTTAATGGGATTGGCTTTTAAGCCAAATATTGATGACTTACGTGAATCTCCCGCTAAATTTGTTGTTTCTAAAGTATTACAGGCATCTGAAAAATATGATGTACTTATTGTAGAACCGAATATTAGGGAGCACAGTATATATAAACTTACTGACTATAAAGCAGCTTACGAAGAAGCAGATATTGTTGCCTATTTGGTAGCTCATGATGAATTTAAAGAATTGGATGTAGTTACCCCAAAGGTGATTTTGGATTTTTGTGGCAATTTAAAAAGATAA